The proteins below are encoded in one region of Paenibacillus sp. YYML68:
- the trxB gene encoding thioredoxin-disulfide reductase, translated as MYKSIVIGTGPAGLTAAIYLARANLSPLVIEGPEPGGQLTTTTEVENFPGFPEGIMGPELMTNMRKQAERFGAEFKTGWVNKVDLSKRPFKLNVEGIGDLEAESLIISTGASAKLLGITNEKENIGRGVSTCATCDGFFFRGKKIIVVGGGDSAMEEANFLTRFATQVTLVHRRSELRASKIMQDRARENEKVAWSLNRTPLEVVAGDKGVTGLKVKNNETGEEELIETDGIFVAIGHKPNTEFLAGQVATDEIGYIMVKPGTSMTNVEGVFTCGDVQDSKYRQAITAAGSGCMAALDCEKFLEGHMVHDWSKSL; from the coding sequence ATGTACAAATCGATCGTAATCGGCACGGGACCTGCCGGTCTTACGGCAGCTATATATTTGGCGCGAGCGAATCTGAGTCCACTCGTTATCGAGGGGCCGGAGCCGGGCGGACAGCTGACGACGACGACCGAGGTGGAGAACTTCCCGGGCTTTCCTGAGGGCATTATGGGGCCTGAGCTCATGACGAACATGCGTAAGCAGGCGGAGCGCTTCGGAGCCGAGTTCAAGACGGGCTGGGTCAATAAGGTGGATCTGTCCAAGCGTCCGTTCAAGCTGAATGTCGAAGGGATCGGCGATCTGGAGGCGGAGTCGCTCATTATCTCGACCGGAGCATCGGCGAAGCTGCTCGGTATTACGAACGAGAAGGAGAATATCGGACGCGGCGTGAGCACATGCGCAACGTGTGACGGCTTCTTCTTCCGCGGCAAAAAGATTATTGTCGTCGGCGGTGGCGACTCGGCGATGGAGGAAGCGAACTTCTTAACGCGCTTCGCCACTCAGGTGACGCTCGTCCATCGCCGCAGCGAGCTGCGCGCCTCGAAAATTATGCAGGACCGCGCCCGCGAGAACGAGAAGGTCGCCTGGAGCTTGAACCGGACACCGCTTGAGGTGGTCGCCGGTGATAAGGGCGTAACCGGTCTGAAGGTGAAGAACAACGAGACCGGTGAGGAGGAGCTGATCGAGACGGACGGCATCTTCGTTGCGATCGGTCATAAGCCGAATACCGAGTTCCTTGCAGGACAGGTCGCAACCGACGAGATCGGCTACATTATGGTGAAGCCGGGGACGTCGATGACGAATGTCGAAGGTGTATTCACTTGCGGAGACGTGCAGGATAGCAAGTACCGTCAAGCGATTACTGCAGCAGGCAGCGGCTGTATGGCGGCTCTTGACTGTGAGAAGTTTCTTGAGGGGCATATGGTGCACGATTGGAGCAAGTCGCTCTAA
- a CDS encoding tetratricopeptide repeat protein: MENKKRVLPKPATNVVPMKRDATFFFEKAVQSLDRFHYDKALKYFRRAAEYEPENPVNHCNLAGLLSEMGNYEESNVILQHVLDRIDPTMTECYFYMANNFANMEKYESAEKAIVHYLENDPNGQFLEESEEMMELLRLELDRPTKLSTIKSREGLFEHDQARSLLEEGKFSEAVRLLEKLIRTHPEFIAARNNLALAYYYMGLFEKSVAMIKQVLELEPGNLHALCNLAIFYQHFGDKNELSELLELLRKTYPFHQDHVFKLATTMGILSEHEQAYRLFKRLLKGGEATDDPCLHHYAAVAAYNTGRLHDAEKLWRQVQKLDPGSEIPKFYLNIVGQTHEHKDMSDPSAADGVAQVSYHYQLPFEEQLRTIDKSRSENGLPEQLKKDPLVRASFFWALRHGDSNTKLQVIQAFALLADEEVKDVLSEFIALPDEDDYLKKVAIFVLRSLGVQRPLQAVLEGCRTTVAPSPHSPNLPVWDPKWQTVMEVALRHMARRYDMVQQYDLQTLWVEYLTRVFPEVPKITKVEGWAAALEYWIARMHRRTLSFQELANRYGVSAVTVSKNAKSIDAVCGLLEKMDSIFRKLPGMDSTS, from the coding sequence GTGGAGAATAAAAAACGTGTGTTACCCAAACCCGCAACCAATGTCGTACCGATGAAAAGGGATGCCACGTTCTTTTTCGAGAAAGCCGTTCAGTCCCTGGACCGTTTTCATTACGATAAGGCATTGAAATATTTTCGCCGCGCAGCTGAATATGAGCCAGAAAACCCGGTTAATCATTGCAACCTGGCCGGACTGTTGTCTGAAATGGGTAATTATGAGGAATCTAATGTCATTCTGCAGCATGTGCTTGATCGCATCGATCCGACCATGACGGAATGCTACTTCTATATGGCGAACAATTTTGCCAACATGGAGAAATACGAGTCAGCCGAGAAGGCGATCGTCCACTACTTGGAGAATGATCCGAACGGGCAGTTCTTAGAAGAATCGGAAGAAATGATGGAGCTTTTGCGCTTGGAGCTGGATCGTCCGACGAAGCTGTCTACGATTAAGAGCCGTGAAGGCTTGTTCGAGCATGATCAAGCGAGAAGCTTGCTGGAGGAGGGGAAATTCTCTGAGGCAGTGAGGCTGCTGGAGAAGCTGATTCGCACGCATCCGGAGTTCATAGCGGCTCGTAACAATTTGGCACTGGCTTACTATTACATGGGATTGTTCGAGAAGTCGGTTGCGATGATTAAGCAGGTGCTGGAGCTGGAGCCAGGCAATTTGCACGCATTGTGCAACCTTGCGATCTTCTACCAGCACTTCGGAGATAAGAACGAGCTGTCCGAGCTGCTGGAGCTGCTGCGCAAGACGTACCCGTTTCATCAGGATCATGTGTTTAAACTCGCTACGACGATGGGTATCTTAAGTGAGCATGAGCAGGCGTACCGCTTGTTCAAGCGACTCCTAAAGGGCGGAGAGGCGACGGATGACCCTTGCCTGCATCATTATGCCGCAGTGGCCGCATATAATACAGGTCGGCTGCACGATGCGGAGAAGCTGTGGAGACAAGTGCAGAAGCTGGACCCTGGCTCGGAGATTCCGAAGTTTTACTTGAATATTGTCGGACAGACTCACGAGCACAAGGACATGTCAGATCCGTCTGCCGCAGACGGCGTTGCGCAAGTGAGCTACCATTACCAGCTCCCGTTCGAGGAGCAGCTGCGCACGATTGATAAGAGCAGATCGGAGAACGGACTGCCCGAGCAGCTGAAGAAGGATCCTCTCGTTCGCGCTTCCTTCTTCTGGGCGCTGCGACACGGGGACAGCAACACGAAGCTTCAAGTGATTCAAGCGTTCGCGCTCCTTGCCGACGAGGAAGTGAAGGATGTGCTGAGCGAGTTCATCGCACTGCCTGATGAGGACGACTATCTCAAGAAGGTCGCGATCTTCGTGCTGCGAAGTCTAGGTGTTCAGAGGCCGCTGCAGGCGGTGCTGGAGGGATGCCGTACGACGGTTGCCCCTTCGCCGCATTCGCCCAACCTGCCAGTGTGGGATCCGAAATGGCAGACCGTCATGGAGGTGGCACTGCGTCACATGGCACGCCGCTACGATATGGTGCAGCAGTACGACCTGCAGACGCTATGGGTCGAGTACTTGACCCGCGTGTTCCCCGAGGTGCCGAAGATTACGAAGGTAGAGGGCTGGGCCGCTGCACTCGAATATTGGATAGCCCGCATGCACCGCCGCACGTTATCGTTCCAGGAGCTGGCCAATCGGTATGGCGTGTCCGCTGTTACGGTAAGCAAGAATGCCAAGTCGATCGATGCGGTATGCGGCCTGCTCGAGAAGATGGACTCGATATTCCGCAAGTTACCTGGGATGGATTCTACTTCATAA
- a CDS encoding ribose-phosphate pyrophosphokinase produces MYSDKMKIFSGSSNPKLAERICKELEVPLGQIKLSRFKSGEIYCLFEESIRNCDVFLVQTFSDPINENFMELLVMMDAAKRASARTINLVVPYYGYSRQERKAAPREPISAKLVADLLTAAGADRVITIDLHAPAIQGFFNIPVDHLTALDLVSDYIKRLNLPNAIIVSPDAGRATTAEKMANILDTPFAMMIKKRPAHNESVITHVIGDVEGMTPIIIEDLIDTGTTIVNVVESLKERGANDAYVCATHPVFSGPALQRLDHPNIKEVVITDSIAIPDGHSEKFQVLSVAHLLSDAINIIMSGGSLSSLFKYGGV; encoded by the coding sequence ATGTACAGCGACAAAATGAAGATTTTTTCGGGTTCGTCCAACCCGAAGCTGGCGGAGCGCATTTGTAAGGAGCTTGAGGTGCCGCTAGGCCAGATTAAGCTTTCCCGATTCAAGAGCGGGGAAATCTACTGTCTCTTCGAAGAGAGCATTCGTAACTGCGACGTATTCCTCGTACAGACGTTCTCGGATCCGATTAATGAGAACTTCATGGAGCTTCTAGTCATGATGGATGCGGCGAAGCGCGCTTCGGCGAGAACGATCAATCTTGTCGTTCCATACTATGGTTACTCCCGCCAAGAGCGGAAGGCAGCGCCGCGTGAGCCGATCTCGGCGAAGCTGGTCGCTGACCTGCTGACGGCAGCCGGCGCAGACCGCGTTATTACCATCGACCTGCATGCCCCGGCGATTCAAGGCTTCTTCAATATACCGGTGGATCATCTTACAGCGCTTGATCTCGTCAGCGATTACATCAAGCGGTTGAATCTTCCGAATGCGATCATCGTGTCTCCGGATGCAGGTCGCGCGACGACTGCGGAGAAGATGGCGAACATTCTCGATACGCCGTTCGCTATGATGATCAAGAAGAGACCGGCACACAACGAATCGGTCATTACGCATGTGATCGGTGACGTCGAAGGGATGACGCCGATCATTATCGAGGACTTGATCGATACGGGAACGACGATTGTTAACGTCGTCGAGAGTCTGAAGGAGCGCGGTGCCAACGATGCGTACGTCTGTGCGACGCACCCGGTGTTCTCGGGCCCTGCGCTGCAGCGTCTGGATCACCCGAACATCAAGGAGGTCGTCATTACGGATTCGATCGCGATTCCGGACGGACATTCCGAGAAGTTCCAGGTATTGTCCGTTGCTCATCTGTTGTCCGATGCGATTAATATCATCATGTCCGGCGGCTCTCTCAGCTCGTTGTTCAAGTACGGCGGCGTGTAA
- the hisJ gene encoding histidinol-phosphatase HisJ yields the protein MRIDYHTHHVRCGHASGELEEYVLRGIEIGLTQLGLSDHMPLLHVDPATYLPGMAMPMEELPHYVEEAFRLQQKYKDQIDIRVGLEGDYIEGWETEIERIIRAYPWDYVIGSVHFLGEWDITDYRQTDGWKERDAYAVYEQYYDAVEKACRTGLYDYIGHIDVIKRFGFKPDCDVQQLERRALEAVKAADMAIELNASGLRMPVNEMFPSRRMLEYALELGIPVTIGSDAHQPERLSQYLDQAVDMLKAVGFNELATFKARNRTMVPIGIDSFHV from the coding sequence ATGCGAATCGATTACCACACGCACCATGTGCGCTGCGGGCATGCGTCGGGTGAGCTGGAGGAGTACGTATTAAGGGGCATTGAGATTGGGCTGACCCAGCTGGGGCTGTCCGATCACATGCCCTTGCTCCATGTAGACCCGGCTACCTACTTGCCCGGCATGGCGATGCCGATGGAGGAGCTTCCGCACTATGTGGAGGAGGCGTTCCGTCTGCAGCAGAAGTACAAGGATCAGATTGACATCCGCGTCGGTCTGGAGGGCGATTATATCGAGGGCTGGGAGACGGAGATTGAGCGGATCATCCGCGCTTACCCGTGGGATTACGTCATCGGCTCCGTTCATTTCCTCGGCGAGTGGGACATTACGGACTACCGCCAGACGGACGGCTGGAAGGAGCGGGACGCTTACGCGGTGTACGAGCAATATTACGACGCTGTCGAGAAGGCGTGTCGTACCGGCTTGTACGACTATATCGGTCACATCGATGTCATCAAGCGCTTCGGCTTCAAGCCGGACTGCGATGTGCAGCAGCTAGAGCGTCGCGCGCTTGAGGCGGTGAAGGCCGCCGATATGGCGATTGAGCTGAACGCGTCGGGCTTGCGGATGCCGGTGAACGAGATGTTCCCGAGTCGCCGGATGCTCGAATATGCGCTGGAGCTCGGTATTCCGGTGACGATCGGCTCGGATGCGCACCAGCCGGAGCGGTTGTCGCAATATTTGGATCAGGCTGTCGATATGTTGAAAGCTGTCGGATTTAACGAATTAGCCACATTTAAAGCGCGTAATCGTACGATGGTGCCTATTGGAATCGATTCATTTCATGTATAA
- the hisIE gene encoding bifunctional phosphoribosyl-AMP cyclohydrolase/phosphoribosyl-ATP diphosphatase HisIE: MSEQRGAAASLQELNAAIRWDAHGLVPAIVQDAVSKEVLMLAYMNEESLGKTLESGQTWFWSRSRSELWHKGATSGHIQKVRSLKYDCDGDTLLVQVEQAGPACHTGQYSCFYNEPALGVWQDKAEGQQATAGAASGQDRFEILNKLEATIAQRDAERPEGAYTTYLFEKGVDKILKKVGEEAGEVIIAAKNRSREELRYEASDLLFHLLVLLREQQVPLDDIMQELDRRHNK; the protein is encoded by the coding sequence ATGAGTGAACAACGCGGTGCGGCGGCAAGCTTGCAGGAGCTGAATGCTGCGATTCGCTGGGATGCGCATGGTCTCGTGCCGGCCATCGTGCAGGATGCGGTCAGCAAGGAAGTGCTCATGCTGGCCTATATGAACGAGGAGTCGCTCGGCAAGACGCTGGAGAGTGGCCAGACGTGGTTCTGGAGCCGCTCGCGCAGCGAGCTGTGGCATAAGGGCGCGACGAGCGGGCACATTCAGAAGGTGCGCTCGCTGAAGTACGACTGCGACGGCGACACGCTGCTCGTGCAGGTGGAGCAGGCAGGACCGGCCTGTCATACGGGCCAGTACAGCTGCTTCTATAACGAGCCTGCGCTTGGCGTGTGGCAGGACAAGGCCGAAGGCCAGCAGGCTACTGCAGGAGCGGCGTCAGGACAGGACCGCTTCGAGATCCTTAACAAGCTCGAGGCGACGATTGCACAGCGTGATGCCGAGCGTCCAGAGGGTGCGTATACGACGTACTTGTTCGAGAAGGGCGTCGACAAGATTTTGAAGAAGGTCGGCGAGGAAGCGGGCGAGGTCATCATCGCAGCGAAGAATCGCAGCCGCGAGGAGCTAAGGTACGAGGCGAGCGATCTGCTGTTCCACCTGCTCGTGCTGCTGCGGGAGCAGCAGGTGCCGCTCGATGACATTATGCAGGAGCTGGACCGCCGTCATAATAAATAA
- the hisF gene encoding imidazole glycerol phosphate synthase subunit HisF has translation MLTKRIIPCLDVKDGRVVKGVNFVNLRDAGDPVELASIYDREGADELVFLDISASHEGRATMIEVVQKTAEQITIPFTVGGGIASVDDMKRLLRAGADKIGINTAAVRNPQLVADGARRFGSQCIVVAVDARFNAEWGEWEVFTHGGRNGTGMKALEWVREIERLGAGEILLTSMDADGTKDGFDLPLTKAVSELVSIPVIASGGAGKKEHFHDVFAEAKADAGLAATIFHYKEMTIEEVKSDLRAKGVEVR, from the coding sequence ATGCTGACTAAGCGCATTATCCCTTGTCTGGATGTGAAGGATGGCCGGGTGGTGAAGGGCGTGAACTTCGTCAACCTGCGTGATGCAGGAGATCCGGTCGAGCTGGCCTCGATCTATGATCGCGAGGGCGCTGATGAGCTCGTCTTCCTCGACATCTCAGCGTCGCATGAAGGACGGGCGACGATGATCGAGGTCGTACAGAAGACCGCGGAGCAGATTACGATCCCGTTCACGGTCGGCGGAGGTATCGCCAGCGTGGACGATATGAAGCGGCTGCTGCGCGCAGGCGCAGATAAGATCGGTATCAATACGGCCGCTGTGCGCAATCCGCAGCTCGTCGCTGACGGCGCTCGCCGCTTCGGCTCGCAATGTATCGTTGTCGCGGTGGATGCGCGGTTCAATGCGGAGTGGGGCGAGTGGGAGGTGTTCACCCACGGCGGACGGAACGGAACTGGCATGAAGGCGCTGGAGTGGGTACGGGAGATCGAGCGTCTTGGCGCAGGCGAGATTCTGCTCACGAGCATGGATGCGGACGGCACGAAGGACGGCTTCGACCTGCCGCTGACGAAGGCGGTATCGGAGCTCGTCTCGATTCCGGTCATCGCTTCGGGCGGTGCGGGGAAGAAGGAGCACTTCCATGACGTGTTCGCGGAGGCGAAGGCGGATGCGGGACTGGCTGCGACGATTTTTCACTATAAAGAAATGACGATTGAAGAGGTCAAGAGCGACCTCAGAGCGAAAGGTGTGGAAGTGCGATGA
- the hisA gene encoding 1-(5-phosphoribosyl)-5-[(5-phosphoribosylamino)methylideneamino]imidazole-4-carboxamide isomerase, producing MSSFTIYPAIDIRGGKCVRLIQGDYNQETVYNENPLEVAKAWAEQGAKWIHLVDLDGAKAGKPVNDQLIASIAQAVQVPVQVGGGIRTQADVDYVLSLGVSRLILGTAAIEDRDFVRSVLKKHGEKIAIGLDARDGFVATRGWLETSQVKATDLAVELAAEGARTFIFTDISRDGMMEGPNVEAIVALAKVSGQEVIASGGVSQYSDLQRLAEHVSEGVGGAIVGKALYTGSIKLIEAQALV from the coding sequence ATGTCTTCATTCACGATATATCCGGCGATCGACATTCGCGGCGGCAAGTGCGTGCGTCTGATCCAGGGCGATTATAATCAGGAAACGGTATATAACGAGAACCCGCTCGAGGTCGCGAAGGCTTGGGCGGAGCAGGGTGCGAAGTGGATTCATCTGGTCGATCTGGACGGAGCGAAGGCAGGCAAGCCGGTGAACGATCAGCTGATCGCTAGCATCGCGCAGGCGGTGCAGGTGCCCGTGCAGGTCGGCGGCGGCATTCGGACGCAGGCTGATGTCGACTACGTGCTGTCGCTCGGCGTGTCGCGGCTCATTCTGGGCACGGCGGCGATTGAGGACCGCGACTTCGTACGCAGCGTGCTGAAGAAGCACGGCGAGAAGATCGCGATCGGTCTTGATGCGCGTGACGGCTTCGTAGCGACGCGCGGCTGGCTCGAGACGAGTCAGGTGAAGGCGACCGACCTTGCGGTTGAGCTGGCGGCGGAGGGTGCGCGTACGTTCATCTTCACGGACATCTCCCGTGACGGCATGATGGAGGGTCCGAACGTGGAGGCAATCGTTGCGCTCGCGAAGGTATCCGGTCAAGAGGTCATTGCATCCGGCGGCGTCAGCCAATATTCGGATCTGCAGCGTCTCGCCGAGCATGTGTCTGAAGGCGTCGGCGGTGCGATCGTCGGCAAGGCGCTGTATACGGGAAGCATTAAGCTGATCGAGGCGCAGGCATTGGTGTAG
- the hisH gene encoding imidazole glycerol phosphate synthase subunit HisH, with amino-acid sequence MIAIIDYGMGNLHSVRSAVERLGYEAIITSDERELIEADGAILPGVGAFGDAMEHLRESKLIDATKAFAASGKPLLGICLGMQMLFDRSEEHGTHEGLGLLPGEVVRFQGDYKVPHMGWNKLSFCQQSPLFRGLEEGHVYFVHSYHVKPERENDLLAVTDYYQSVTAIVGRGNVYGMQFHPEKSGAVGMQLLDNFLSMCASKKVV; translated from the coding sequence ATGATCGCGATCATCGACTATGGCATGGGGAACCTGCACAGCGTTCGCTCGGCGGTCGAGCGTCTCGGGTACGAGGCGATCATTACGTCGGACGAGCGTGAGCTGATCGAGGCGGACGGCGCGATCTTGCCGGGCGTCGGGGCGTTCGGCGACGCGATGGAGCATCTTCGCGAGTCGAAGCTGATCGACGCGACGAAGGCGTTCGCTGCAAGCGGCAAGCCGCTGCTCGGCATTTGCCTCGGCATGCAGATGCTGTTCGACCGCAGCGAGGAGCACGGCACGCATGAGGGGCTCGGCCTGCTGCCGGGTGAGGTCGTGCGCTTCCAGGGCGACTACAAGGTGCCGCATATGGGCTGGAATAAGCTGTCATTCTGTCAGCAGAGCCCGCTGTTCCGTGGACTGGAGGAGGGGCACGTCTACTTCGTGCACTCGTACCATGTGAAGCCGGAGCGGGAGAACGATCTGCTCGCGGTCACGGATTATTACCAATCCGTGACGGCAATTGTCGGACGCGGGAACGTATACGGCATGCAGTTCCACCCGGAGAAGAGCGGGGCGGTCGGCATGCAGCTGCTCGATAATTTCTTATCGATGTGTGCGAGCAAGAAGGTCGTCTAA
- the hisB gene encoding imidazoleglycerol-phosphate dehydratase HisB, giving the protein MAEQGQELRVGRTAEVARRTNETDIKLAFNIDGTGISELETDVPFFNHMLDLFTKHGHFDLKVDARGDVEIDDHHTVEDIGICLGQTLREALGDKKGIKRYANVFIPMDEALAQVIIDVSNRPHLEYRAQYPSQTVGSFTTELVHEFLWKFALEARITLHVIVHYGHNTHHMVEAVFKALGRALDEATSIDPRVQGVPSTKGVL; this is encoded by the coding sequence GTGGCTGAGCAAGGACAAGAGCTGCGCGTCGGCCGTACGGCCGAGGTAGCGCGACGTACGAACGAGACGGACATTAAGCTGGCATTCAACATCGACGGTACGGGTATATCGGAGCTGGAGACGGATGTGCCGTTCTTCAACCATATGCTCGATCTGTTCACGAAGCACGGTCACTTCGACCTGAAGGTAGATGCGCGAGGCGATGTGGAGATCGACGATCATCATACGGTCGAGGATATCGGCATCTGTCTCGGACAGACGCTGCGCGAGGCGCTCGGCGACAAGAAGGGCATCAAGCGGTACGCGAACGTGTTCATCCCGATGGATGAGGCGCTGGCGCAGGTCATTATCGACGTGAGCAATCGTCCGCATCTGGAGTATCGGGCGCAATATCCGTCGCAGACGGTCGGCAGCTTCACGACAGAGCTCGTGCATGAGTTTCTGTGGAAATTCGCGCTCGAGGCGCGTATTACGCTGCACGTCATCGTCCATTACGGACATAATACGCATCATATGGTGGAGGCTGTATTCAAGGCGCTCGGACGTGCGCTCGATGAAGCGACGAGCATCGATCCTCGCGTACAGGGCGTGCCGTCGACGAAAGGGGTTCTGTAG
- the hisD gene encoding histidinol dehydrogenase: protein MKLMPASQFSLKREVEYGSPEQNESVKRIIEEVRNDGDAALRRLAKQFDRVEIDELRVTEQEIEAAYAQVDEAFVTALRGAAANIRRFHEKQLRSSWMDLQPDGTILGQVMRPLRRVGLYVPGGKAAYPSSVLMNAIPAQVAGVPEIVMVTPPSTAGQAGINPHILVAAAEAGVREIYRVGGAQAVAALAYGTESIQPADKIVGPGNIYVALAKRYVFGVVDIDSIAGPSEIVVLADDSADPGYVAADLLSQAEHDEMASAILVTPSAALGEAVKAEVERQLAELPRRDIAEASVRDYGAILTVDSLEEGIDVINQLAPEHLEVIVREPFQYLSRIENAGAIFLGPYSSEPVGDYYAGPNHVLPTNGTARFSSPLNVDHFMKKSSVISYSKEALLRDGEAIMALARHEGLEAHARAIQIRLEKEGDSRG from the coding sequence ATGAAGCTGATGCCAGCATCCCAGTTCTCGCTGAAGCGGGAGGTTGAATACGGCTCACCGGAGCAAAATGAGAGCGTCAAGCGCATCATCGAGGAGGTGCGCAACGACGGCGATGCGGCGCTGCGCAGACTTGCGAAGCAGTTCGATCGCGTCGAGATTGACGAGCTGCGCGTGACGGAGCAGGAGATCGAGGCAGCTTACGCGCAGGTCGACGAAGCGTTCGTGACGGCGCTGCGCGGAGCGGCGGCGAACATTCGCCGCTTCCACGAGAAGCAGCTGCGCTCGTCGTGGATGGATCTGCAGCCGGACGGCACGATTCTCGGCCAAGTGATGCGGCCGCTGCGCCGCGTCGGCCTATACGTACCGGGCGGCAAGGCGGCGTACCCGTCGTCCGTGCTAATGAATGCGATCCCAGCGCAGGTGGCGGGCGTGCCGGAGATCGTGATGGTGACGCCGCCATCGACGGCGGGTCAGGCGGGCATTAACCCGCACATTCTCGTTGCGGCGGCAGAGGCAGGCGTACGCGAGATTTATCGCGTCGGCGGCGCTCAGGCCGTAGCCGCGCTCGCGTACGGCACGGAATCGATCCAGCCGGCCGACAAGATCGTCGGCCCGGGCAACATCTACGTCGCGTTGGCGAAGCGATACGTGTTCGGCGTTGTCGATATCGACAGTATCGCCGGTCCGAGCGAGATTGTCGTGCTTGCCGACGATTCGGCCGATCCCGGCTACGTGGCGGCTGATCTGCTGTCGCAGGCGGAGCACGATGAGATGGCGTCGGCCATTCTTGTGACACCGTCGGCTGCGCTTGGCGAGGCGGTGAAGGCGGAGGTGGAGCGCCAGCTGGCTGAGCTGCCGCGTCGTGACATTGCCGAGGCGTCGGTGCGCGACTACGGGGCGATATTGACCGTAGACAGCTTGGAGGAAGGCATCGATGTCATTAACCAGCTCGCTCCCGAGCATCTTGAGGTCATCGTGCGGGAGCCATTCCAATACTTAAGCCGCATTGAGAATGCGGGTGCGATCTTCCTCGGGCCGTACAGCTCGGAGCCGGTCGGCGACTATTACGCAGGACCGAACCACGTGCTGCCGACGAACGGGACAGCGAGATTTTCTTCGCCGCTGAACGTGGATCATTTTATGAAAAAGTCAAGTGTGATCTCATATAGCAAGGAAGCGCTGCTGCGCGATGGCGAGGCGATTATGGCGCTGGCGCGTCATGAAGGACTGGAGGCGCACGCGCGCGCGATCCAAATACGACTGGAGAAGGAAGGCGATTCCCGTGGCTGA
- the hisG gene encoding ATP phosphoribosyltransferase, whose product MQELLKVAMPKGRIYKQASKLFREAGLTIPEETDESRKLIIAVPEANMEFIMAKPVDVPTYVEYGVADIGVVGKDVLMEENRDVYELLDLGIARCRMSVIGLPDWKPVLNPRVATKYPNVASQYFREQGQQVEVIKLNGSIELAPLIGLADRIVDMVETGGTIRENGLAEHEVIFSITSRLIANRVSYRMKNEAIQSLCDRLQPVIAAVGKGVGAR is encoded by the coding sequence GTGCAGGAGTTATTGAAGGTTGCGATGCCCAAGGGGCGTATTTATAAACAGGCGTCGAAGCTGTTTCGCGAGGCGGGCTTAACGATTCCCGAGGAGACGGACGAATCCCGTAAGCTGATCATCGCGGTGCCTGAGGCGAACATGGAGTTCATAATGGCGAAGCCGGTGGACGTGCCGACCTACGTCGAATATGGTGTAGCCGATATCGGCGTCGTCGGCAAGGACGTGCTGATGGAGGAGAACCGCGACGTCTATGAGCTGCTTGATCTCGGCATTGCGCGCTGCCGGATGTCGGTCATCGGGCTGCCCGATTGGAAGCCGGTGCTGAATCCGCGCGTGGCGACGAAGTATCCGAACGTGGCTTCGCAATATTTTCGCGAGCAGGGGCAGCAGGTGGAGGTCATTAAGCTGAATGGCTCCATCGAACTGGCGCCGCTTATCGGGCTGGCGGATCGGATCGTCGATATGGTCGAGACCGGCGGTACGATTCGAGAGAATGGACTGGCGGAGCATGAGGTTATCTTCTCGATTACGAGCCGTCTGATTGCCAATCGCGTGAGCTATCGGATGAAGAACGAGGCGATTCAGTCGCTGTGCGATCGGCTTCAGCCGGTTATCGCTGCAGTCGGGAAGGGGGTCGGCGCACGATGA